In one Dermacentor variabilis isolate Ectoservices chromosome 4, ASM5094787v1, whole genome shotgun sequence genomic region, the following are encoded:
- the LOC142578062 gene encoding uncharacterized protein LOC142578062, with protein MLAPWQRLDAIKTFLYPALNFAMRVGLASKGEWQRLDEELRPLIKKTLYVPARASNEYLYGSSQAGSAGIPLAAELSDICRVDGAFKLLTSTDVEVRERAAGDLEGVVSRRLRRPANTEDMEVYLSGETEGDFRQTSTQVQSVWTEARKASRRLSVAWELLEHGARINCGEASVSARNRHKLVKTIRALLSTERDRALHEKPNQGKAMVCVAADPANSHFMRSGRYTRFIDWRFVHRARLNLLPLNATRLWAPAADKRCRRCGYGEETLPHVLCHCMWQSRAMTERHNTIVARIKKAALGRFTVIAENQVVGTTSLKPDLVLARGEEALILDVCCPFENRLQAFQDARKAKEEKYAPVQRHLLRRFQRVTVDAVVVGCLGTWDQGNDRVMRRLCSRSYLRTLKRLCISDTISASTKIFRAHVGTS; from the coding sequence ATGCTCGCCCCATGGCAAAGGCTGGATGCCATAAAGACATTCTTGTATCCAGCCTTGAACTTTGCCATGCGGGTGGGCCTTGCCAGCAAAGGAGAGTGGCAACGCCTGGACGAGGAGCTCCGCCCGCTCATCAAGAAGACCCTGTACGTGCCAGCCAGAGCTTCCAATGAATACTTGTACGGAAGCTCGCAGGCTGGCAGTGCAGGGATCCCACTTGCGGCGGAGCTCAGCGACATCTGCCGGGTGGATGGGGCCTTCAAGCTACTGACGTCGACCGACGTGGAGGTCCGGGAGCGTGCAGCAGGGGACCTAGAGGGCGTCGTGTCAAGGCGGCTAAGACGACCCGCGAACACCGAGGACATGGAGGTCTACCTCTCAGGCGAGACAGAGGGCGACTTCCGACAAACGTCCACACAGGTCCAGTCTGTGTGGACGGAGGCCCGGAAAGCCTCCCGTCGCCTCTCCGTCGCCTGGGAGCTGTTGGAACATGGAGCCCGCATCAACTGCGGAGAGGCCTCCGTGTCAGCGAGGAACCGCCACAAGCTGGTCAAGACCATCCGGGCGCTCCTCTCCACCGAAAGGGACAGAGCTCTGCATGAAAAACCAAACCAGGGCAAGGCGATGGTGTGTGTGGCGGCCGACCCGGCAAATTCACACTTCATGAGGTCCGGCCGCTACACCCGCTTCATCGACTGGCGCTTCGTGCATCGAGCCCGACTAAATCTCCTCCCCCTCAATGCCACAAGACTCTGGGCACCCGCAGCCGACAAAAGATGCAGGCGCTGCGGGTACGGGGAGGAGACACTGCCGCATGTACTCTGCCATTGCATGTGGCAGAGTCGGGCCATGACGGAGCGTCACAACACCATCGTCGCCAGAATAAAAAAGGCTGCCTTGGGGAGGTTCACAGTCATCGCAGAGAACCAGGTCGTGGGCACTACATCACTCAAGCCCGACCTGGTACTGGCCCGTGGAGAGGAGGCACTTATCCTGGACGTCTGCTGCCCTTTCGAGAACAGGCTGCAGGCGTTCCAGGACGCCCGGAAGGCTAAGGAGGAGAAGTACGCCCCTGTACAGCGTCATCTCCTCCGGCGGTTCCAACGCGTGACGGTGGACGCGGTGGTCGTCGGCTGCCTTGGCACCTGGGATCAGGGGAATGATCGCGTGATGCGCAGGCTGTGCAGTAGGTCATACCTACGGACACTCAAACGCCTGTGCATCAGCGACACTATCAGCGCC